GTACGGGGGTCCCGGGGGCACAGCGCCCGGTAAACGGGCCCCCACGGCCCCTGGAGGGCTCGTACGCACGCGAAAGGGCGGCCACCCGACACACGGGTGGCCGCCCTTTCGTGCTGTGCCTTGGGGGCTTACTTGCCCTTGGCGGCTTCCTTGAGCTTGGAGCCCGCGGAGACCTTCACGCTGTAGCCGGCCGGAATCTGGATCGGGTCGCCGGTCTGCGGGTTACGAGCGGTGCGAGCGGCACGGTGGGTGCGCTCGAAGGTCAGGAAGCCGGGAATGGTGACCTTCTCGTCGCCCTTGGAGACGACCTCGCCGACCACCTCGGCGAGAGCGGCCAGTACAGCGTCGGCGTCCTTCCGGGTCACCTCGGCACGGTCGGCCAGCGCGGCCACCAGCTCACTGCGGTTCATGTTGTTACTCCCGTGTTCTTCTTGCCTGTGAGGCGTGAGATCGAAGCCGATGCTGCCAGGGCCCTCGGACAGTCCCCGGACCCGGGTCTGCTGTCAGACCCTCGCGCCCGAATACGCATCCTGCCCCCACCAGCGGCGGGAAAGCCAATCCGGCACCCTCCGGAGTCACACGAAAAGCGCCACTGCCTCGTCGTGGTGACGTTCCGTCTACTCGTTGGAGACTCCGCGGAGCCGCAGAGCCTCGAGCGCGGGGCTCATGGTCCGTCACCCTAGAGCCGCATTCCCGGCCCCGCGACCCGCGACGCGCCGTACGTCAGGACGACGTGGGGCCCGTCACAGCCGGTCCGGCCGCCTTGGCGGCGTTGCGTACCGCTCCGGCGACCGCTCCCGCGACCTTGTCGTTGAAGACCGACGGAATGATGTAGTTCGGGTTGAGCTCGTCCTCGGTGACGACATCCGCCAGCGCCGCGGCCGCGGCGAGCATCATCTCCGTGTTGACGGTACGGGACTGCGCGTCGAGCAGACCACGGAAGACACCCGGGAAGACCAGCACATTGTTGATCTGGTTGGGGAAGTCGGAGCGGCCGGTGGCGACAACTGCCGCTGTCTGGCGGGCGATTGCCGGGTCGACCTCCGGGTCGGGGTTCGCGAGCGCGAAGACGATCGCGCCGTCGGCCATCGCCGCGACATCCTCGGCCCCCAGCACGTTCGGGGCGGAAACGCCGATGAAGACGTCAGCGCCGGCGACCGCCTCCTTGAGCGTCCCGGTAACACCTTCGGGGTTCGTGTTGTCGGCGATCCAGCGCAGCGGCGACTCGGGCGCGGCGGCCACCAGGTCCTCACGGCCCGCGTGCACCACACCGTGGATGTCGGCGACGACGGCGTGCTTGACGCCCGCCGCGATCAGCAGTTTCAGGATGGCCGTACCGGCCGCGCCGGCGCCGGACATGACGACCCGTACGTCACCGACGGCCTTGCCGACCACGCGCAGGGCGTTGGTCAGCGAGGCGAGGACGACGATCGCGGTGCCGTGCTGGTCGTCGTGGAAGACCGGGATGTCCAGAGCCTCTCGCAGCCGCGCCTCGATCTCGAAGCAGCGGGGCGCGGAGATGTCCTCGAGGTTGATGCCCGCGAAGCCGGGGGCGATCGCCTTGACGATCTCGACGATGGCGTCGGTGTCCTGCGTGTCCAGGCAGATCGGCCAGGCGTCGATGCCGGCGAAGCGCTTGAAGAGGGCGGCTTTGCCCTCCATCACCGGGAGCGCGGCCATGGGGCCGATGTTGCCGAGTCCGAGGACCGCGGAGCCGTCGGTCACCACTGCAACGGAGTTGCGCTTGATGGTGAGGCGGCGGGCATCCTCGGGGTTCTCGGCGATGGCCATGCAGACCCGCGCCACGCCCGGCGTGTAGATCATCGAGAGATCGTCACGGTTGCGGATGGGATGCTTGGACTGCATCTCGATCTTGCCGCCGAGGTGCATCAGGAACGTACGGTCGGAGACCCTGCCGAGGACGACGCCCTCGATTTTGCGCAACTCCTCGACGATCTCGTCGGCGTGCGAGGTCGAGGTGGCGGCGATCGTGACGTCGATCCGCAGCTTCTCGTGGCCGGAAGCGGTCACGTCCAGGCCGATCACAGAGCCGCCGGAGGACTCGACGGCCGTGGTGAGCTGGGAGACCGCGGTACCGCTCGCGGGGACCTCCAGCCGGACCGTCATCGAGTACGAGACGCTGGGCGCCGTTGCCATGACCGGGTTCCTCTGCTTTCGCTAGCTTCATTGCCATGCGGCCGCGGCTGTCGCCCGGCAACGCTTTCCGATGGTCGCACCTACCTGCGAGTAGCAGGTAATAGTGGTCATTTAGTTTTCGGAAATAGCTTTCCACCATACGAGATATCGGCTTCCCGGTGGAAGCCCCCAATGAAACAGGTCCGCGCCACCTTCCGGTGGCGCGGACCTGTCTCTCGTACGAAAAGGTGGCACCGACCCGCCATGCTCGCCTCGCGGCAAGTGGTCGCTCGTGGCGACGAAGGTTGGGCCCGGGGGCTTGGATCGGGTCGGTGCCACCCCCAGGCTAACAAACCGCCCCGGTAAGCGATTCCCGCATCGCAGGCCGACTCGCAATCAGCTCGGATCACCGTCCGTCCGGCCCCGGGCCCGCTCCGGACCGGCCCGGGACTCCCCATCGGTCCCGGACCGTTTCCGGATCAGTCACCGATCAGTCCCGCAGGAGATCGGGCACGCCGTTCGCGTCCGGCTCGTCGCGCCGGTCCGAGACCACCGTGAGCTGCTGCGTCGCGCGCGTCAGCGCCACGTACAACACCCGCAGCCCGGCCGGGGACTCGTCCGCGATCTCCGCGGGCGAGACGACGACCGTCGCGTCGTACTCCAGCCCCTTCGCCTCCAGCGAGCCGAGCGCCACCACACGCTCGCCGAGCCCGGCCAGCCAACGCGCCGCCTGTTCGCGCCGGTTCATCGCTACGACGACACCGACCGTGCCGTCCACCTGGTCCAGCAGTCGCTGCGCCTCCGCCCTGACGACCGCGGCGCGATCAGCGTTCGGCACCACCGCGAAGCGCGGCCGGACGCCCGTGGAGCGGACCGCGGACGGCGACTCCATGCCCGGCATGGCGAGCGCCAGCACCTTGGCCGCCAGCTCGGCGATCTCGGCCGGATTGCGGTAGTTGACGGTCAGCTCGAAGCGGCGGCGCGGACGGCTGCCGAGCGCCTCGTCGCGTGCTTCGGCCGCCTCGTCCGGGGACGACCAGGACGACTGCGCCGGATCGCCGACGACCGTCCAGGTGGCGTGCCGGCCGCGGCGGCCGACCATCCGCCACTGCATCGGAGTCAGGTCCTGCGCCTCGTCGACGATGACGTGCGCGTACTCGGTACGTTCCTGCGCCAGCCGCTCGGCACGTTCGCGCTGCGACTCCTCGCGCTGCGGCATCAGCTCCTCCAGACCGGTGAGCTGGTCCAGCGGGTCCAGTTCGCGCTTCCTGCGCGGACGGGCGGGGGTGCCGAGGAGTGTCCCCAGCTCGTCCAGGAGCGCCACGTCGTGCACGGAGAGCGGGCCCCGGCCGTCGTCGCCGAGCCGCCGCAGCGAGCGGGCGAGACGCCGCACCTCGCCCGGGTTGAGAACACGCCGCGCCCACCGGCCCAGCCGTCGCTCGTCGGCCATCGCCACGAGCACGCCGCGCGGGGTCAGCTCCGGCCACCACGCGTCCAGGAACTCGATGAAGCTGTCCTCGGCGGCGACGTCCTCGTCGAAGGAGGAGCGCAGCTCGGCGGCGAGCTCGGGGTCACCGAGAGAGGAAGACGCACCGCGCCCCGCGGATCCGGACTTCGACCAGAGGGCGTCCAGCAGCAGCCTGCGGGCACGCGGGCGCAGCAGATTGACCGGGGTGGTGCCGCCCAGGACGTTGTGGCGGATGCGGTCGAGCTCGTCGGCCTCGACCTCGAGGCGGCGGCCGAAGGCCACGACGCGCAGCCGGTCGGGGGCTCCGGACGGGGCCTGGGGCTCCTCCCCGAAGGCGAGCTGCCCCTCCGGCTCCACCGCGGGTCCCGACAGCTCCAGCGCGCCCCGCGCGGCCTTGCGCAGCACCTTCAGCATCCGCGAGGAGCCCTTGATCCGGGCGACGGCCGGTTCGTCGTATGCCGTGGCCTCCGCGCCGTCGACCAGATTGCCGACCGCGCGGATCGCGACCTGCCCCTCCTCGCCCAGCGACGGCAGCACGCCCTCGGTGTACGCGACGAGCAGTGGGGTCGGCGAGACGATGAGGATGCCGCCCGCGTATCTCCTGCGGTCCTGGTAGAGCAGATACGCCGCCCGGTGCAGGGCCACCGCGGTCTTGCCGGTCCCCGGGCCGCCCTCGACATACGTCACGGAAGCGGCCGGGGCGCGGATCACCAGATCCTGTTCCGCCTGGATGGAGGCGACGATGTCCCGCATCGAGTGGCTGCGGGCCTGTCCGAGCGCCGCCATCAGCGCGCCGTCCCCGATGACCGGGAGCGCGGCGCCGTCCAGCGTGGCGGTCAGCTCGGGGCGCATCAGGTCGTCCTCGACGCCGAGGACCTTCCGGCCCTTCGAGCGGATGACCCGGCGGCGTACGACCCGGCCGGGATCGACCGGTGTCGAGCGGTAGAAGGGCGCGGCGGCCGGGGCCCGCCAGTCGATGACCAGCGGCGCGTAGTCGGAGTCGAGAACGCCGATACGGCCGATGTGCAGGGTCTCGCCGATGTCGGCGGTGTTGTCGGCGCGTACGGCGTCGTCGGCGGGCTCGACCGAGGTGTACGCCCCGTCCGGGCCCTTCTGGCCGTCCTTGCCGTACAGCAGGTCGATCCTGCCGAAGAGGAAGTCCTCGAATTCGTTGTTCAGGCGGTTGAGGTGGACACCGGCCCTGAAGACCTGGGCGTCCCGCTCGGCGAGCGCGCCCGGCGTGCCGACCTGGCCACGTTTGGCGGCGTCGTTCATCAGGAACTCCGCCTCGTGGATCTTCTCCTCGAGGCGGCGGTACACCTGGTCGAGATGTTCCTGCTCGACACCGATTTCACGGTCTCTGACCGTGTCTGCGGCGGATTCGACCATGGAATCAACAGCGGCATCCTGCGCGGCCACCGAGGCCCCCTTCTGACGTGCACTGGGCAGCCGTCAACCGTACGCGAAGGGGGCGAATCTGTCAGGCTTCGACCTCCACCAGTCGCTTGCCGTCAAACGTACGGACCTCGAAGTGGTCGATGTCGTTGCGGTCCATCGCCGCGCCGCCATGGACGTAGAGCGGGTTCTTGCCCAACTCGTTCGGGCTGTTCTCGATCCCGTAACCCCACTTCGGCACCGCCCAGGAGGTGACGACCTCCTGCTCGCCGCTCTTGGAGACGGCGACCAGGTTGCACTTCAGCGGACCCTTGACGTTCTTCAGTTCGAGAACGGTGTGGGTGCCCCAGGCCTTCTTCTCCATGCCGACGGTCGCGCTGACCTTGGTCGTCGCGTCCGTCGCCCGGACCTTCTCGTCCATGTGGTTGAAGAAGGCGTCCTCGGCGGGACTGGTGGGGTGCGGGTCGGCGCTCGCCTGATTGCTGCCGGTGTCGTCCGCCGTGACGACGACCGCGACGGCGGGACCACCGATGATCAGCGCCGCGGCGGCCGCGACCAGGTACATCCCACGCCGGCGCTTCTGCGCCCGCTTGGCCGCGACCTCGTCGAGCAGTCCGCCGAGCAGCTTGGGGCTGGGCGCCGTGGGCACCACGGGAACGGGCCTCGACGGCGGGAACTCCGTCCCCGGCATGGCATGCCGACCCGGCATGTTCAGCACATTCGAGGGCCGGGCCGGTGCCGGGGCCTCCGCCAGCATGGCCAGCATCGGCTCCATCCCGGAGAACTCTTCGAGGTGGGTGGCGCAGATGTCGCAGCCCGCCAGATGCGCCTCGAAGGCGGAGGCGTCCGCGTCGTCGAGAATGCCGAGCACGTATGCGCCGACCGCATCGTGTACGGATTCCTGCTCATACATGGTCATGCCGTGACCCCCCTCTCCTCCAGAGCGAGCTTCATGGAACGGAGTGCGTAGAACACCCGGGATCGCACCGTCCCACTGGGTATGCCGAGCGTTTCGGCCGCCTCATTGACCGTGCGGCCCTTGAAATACGTCTCGACCAACACTTCCCTGTGGGCGGGCGTCAAATCATCGAGCGCATCTGAGAGCGTCATCAGCCACAACGCCTTGTCGATCTCGTCCTCCGCGGGCATGACCTCCAGCGGCGACGGATCGACCTCCTGCGGCCGGGCCTGCCGGCTGCGGTGACCGTCGATGACGATGCGGCGTGCCACCGTCACCAGCCAGGGTCGGACAGAGCCGGTCGCTCGGTTGAGCTGACCGGCGTTCTTCCAGGCACGGATGAGCGTCTCCTGCACCACGTCCTCGGCGCGCTGGCGATCGCCGGCAACGAGGCGCAGTACATAAGCAAGCAATGGTCCCGCATGTTCGCGATACAGCGCGCGCATGAGTTCCTCGTCAGGTGCTGAGGAGTCGATGCGTGGCTTCTCGCTGCGATGGCGGGCCCTTTGCGGACGGTCATCGGCCACGGCCGCATCCTTGCGCACCTGAACCTCCCGGTCGAGACCCTGATTTCGGCTGACTGCTTCTCCCCCATCACTACGGGGACCACAGACGCATCACTCAACGCAGGCCGAAAAACTTTCAAGATCTTTTACGGAGGCACCCGGAACGGGGCTCAGGCCCTCGCCACGGCGGCCCTGCGACGGTGTCTGGCGACCCGCTCGCGGTTCCCGCACACCTCGCTGGAGCACCAGCGGCGCCGCCGTCCCCGCGAGGTGTCGAGGTAGACGCGGCGGCAGTTGTCGCCCTCGCACCGCCGCAGCCGGGCCCGGGCCACCGGGTCGGTCAGCAGCTCGACGGCGTCGCGGGCGACGGCTGCGAGCAGCGCCCCGCACTCGGGCGCGGTGCTCAGCGCCCGTACCAGCGAGCCGTCCGGAGCGCGTACGGCTCTGACGCCGGGCGGCGGCCCGGCCGCGAAGACATTGACACGCTCCAGAGCGGACTCGGCGAGCCGGCCGTCGATCTCGGCCCGCACCAGCTGCCCGACACTCTCCCGCAACTCGGCGAACCTGGCTGCCCAGTGGCCGTCGACGGCCGGGAGCGGGGTCCCCGCGGGCACCAGCCCCGCCCCCACCAGCCACTGCCCGAGCCGTCCGGCCTCCGCCAGCGGCTCTTCGGCGCCGACGGCTGTCTCCGAGGTCGCCACCAGGTCCAGGCAGATGCGCCCTGAGTCGAACCGCCAGTCGTACGAGCCCATGCCCGCCGTCATGCGCCTGTCACCGCCTCGGGAGTCTCGGAGGTTGCCGGTGTGTGCCGTCCCCTCTCAGAGTGCCTGTCCCGGGGCGCGGCCGGAACCCCTCCTCCTGCCCGGTCCGGCCGCGTTGTCCGGTGTCAGTGGCGTGCGATGCCCGGAGCGATGTCCTCGTACCGGTCGACGGGGGCCGCGCTGCGCGCGGTGGACGCGGCCGGCTGCTTGCCGCAGAAGGCGGCATCCAGCGTGCGAGCCATGGTGTTCAGCACATCGACATTGTTCGAGGTGTTGGCGACGGCGGTGACGCTGCGCCTCCCGTCCTTCGAGGTGAAGGCATAGGTGTAGTAGCCCTGGACGGTGCCCGTGTGCCCGTACACCGAGACGCCGCAGGACAGATCGCGGCGGCGCAGACCGAGGCCGTAGCCCTGGACGCTGTTGACCGGGGTCCACTGCTGCATCTGCGCCAGTTGGGCTGCGGAGATCAGCCTGCCGCGCAGCAGCGCGGAGAAGAACGTGTCCAGATCACGGGCGCTGGAGATCATCGCACCCGCGCTCTGGGCCCAGGAGACGGTCTGCCGGGTGGAGTCGACGAGCGGCGCCCCGGCTTCGTCGGGCCGGAGATAGCCCCTGGTGTAGCGACCCGGAAGGGCGGTGTCGGGGTGCACGTAGAAGGTGTCGCGCAGCTTCAGCGGCTCGATGATCCGGTTCCGGTACTCCGTGTGCACGGTGTGGCCGGTCAGCTTCTCGATGAGCATGCCCGCGACCACGAAGTTGGTGTTGGAGTACGCGTATGCGGCGCCCGGCTGGTTCCCCAGCGGCTTCGCCAGCGACAGGTCGACCAACTCCTGGTAGGTGAAGACCTTGTTGCGTACGGATTCGAAGCCCGGGACCGTTTTGTCGAACATGTCGTTGGTGTAGTCGTACAGACCGCGGCGGTGGCTCAGCAGATGGCGCACCGTGATCCGGTCGTCGGGCAGCAGGCCCGGCAGATACGTGTTGACCGAGGTGTCGAGGTCGAGCCTGCCCTCGTCGACGAGTTGGAGCAGGACCACCGATGAGAAGCTCTTGGTGACGCTGCCGACCCGGAAGCGGTCCTCGGTACTGATCGCCCGCCCGGTGGCCCGGTCCGCCACGCCCGCGGTCGCGCGGTACACCGTGCCCTGGTCCTCGATCCTCGCCATCGCGCCGGGCGCACCCTTGGCCAGCGCCTCGCGCAACACCGCCTGAAGGCCCGCCAGATCGGGCGCCGGCGACTTCCCGGCGGCGGGCGAGTGCGTGTTCCCGGCGGCGGATGCGGTCGTCGTGGCTGACGCCGCCTGCGCGGGGACTGCCAGCAGAGACAGCAGGACCGCCCCCAGCGCCGTACCTCTGCCGACCATGCCTGTGCCCACCATGCCTGAGACCATCTGATTGCTCTCCATTCCGGTGCGGGCCGCGCCGCTGATGCGACGTCGGCAACTTCTGTACGCGCCGGACACCCGGGCAGGTTGCATACCTGGGGACGTGAACTTCAGGGCGTCGGCGGATCGTTGTGCAGAACCCGCTGGAAGAGCCGGTGGTCACGCCACTCGCCGTTGATGTGCAGATAGCGCGGGGCCGTGCCGATGACCTCGAAGGAGCACTTGGCGAGCACGCGTTGGGAGGCGGCGTTGTCGAGGAGGGTGCCCGCCTGGATACGGTGCAGGCCGAGCTCCTCGCGGGCCGCCCGGCAGACCTCCTCGACCGCTCGGGTGGCGAGGCCGCGGCCGGTGTACTCGGCGTCGATCCAGTAGCCGAGACTCGCGCTGCGGAAGGGGCCGAGTTCAATGCCGGTGAGACTGGCCTCGCCGACGACGCGGCGGCCGTCGGTGAGGTGCCAGCGCCTGACCGCCGGATCGGGCGCGAGCCGGACGGCCTGCCCCTCGGGCGTGAAGAACGCGGCGGACCGGTGCGGCTCCCAGGGGCGCATATGGTCGCGGTTCCGGACCAGGGCGCGGGCCACGGCCCCGGCGAGGCGCGCGGCGTCGGCCGGGCCGTCCGGGCTGAGACGAACAGGATCAGTGCTCATCCTGCGTACCGTAGACGCCTGGACATGGGGTTGCGACGCTCACCCATGGAGAAGGGCAACTGCCGCCGCTTGACTGACGACATGACACAGAACAAGGCAGCGGGCAGACCAGGGAGCAGGCCGGCAGGCGGCGGCGCACGGGCCGTCCTCGGGGCGGCGACAGTGGCCAACGGCCTGGTCGCGGGCGTCTGGTACGCGTACGCGACCTCCGTGATGCCGGCGCTGGCGCGCAGCGACGACCGGATCTACGTCGAGGTGATGCAGAACATCAACGAGGTGATCCAGAATCCCGTCTTCTTCGCCGGCTTCTTCGGTGCGCTGATTCTGGCCGCCGTCGCGGCCTGGCAGCAGCGCCGCTCCCCGACGCGCTGGTGGGTGCAGGCGGCGCTGGCGCTGTACGCCGCGGTGCTGCTGGTGACCATGGCGGTGAACATTCCGCTCAACGACGAGCTGGCAGCGGCCGGGAGCCCGGCCCGGATCGCCGATCCGGCCGCCGTGCGCGAAAGGTTCGAGGACCCGTGGGTCTTCTGGAACGTGGTGCGCCTGGTGCTGTCCACGGCGGCTCTTGCCTGCCTGTGGCGGGCGACCGCTCTCGTACGTCAGACGTCGGCGTACTTGGTGTCGGCGGCCGGGTCCAGCGCCAGCCGGTAGCCCCGCTTGACGACGGTCTGGATCAGCTTGGGCACGCCCAGCGCCGTACGCAGCCGGGCCATGGCCGTTTCGACGGCGTGCTCGTCCCTGCCCGCACCCGGCAGCGCGCCCAGCAGGTCGGAGCGGGAGACGACCCAGCCGGGGCGCCGGGAAAGGGCGCGCAGCAGGGCCATTCCGGCGGGCGGCACGGGGCGCAGGTCGTTGTCGACCAGGACCGCGTGGCCGCGGATCTCGATGCGGTGTCCGGCGACCGGGAGCGTACGGGCGCGGGAGGGCAGCTCAAGGCCGAGCAGCTGGACGAGCGGGCCGAGCCGGAAGCGCTCCGGCTGCACCGTGGTGACGCCCACGGCCTGCAGCGGCAGCGCGGTGACCGGCCCCACGCAGGCCGCCAGTACATCGTGGTCGAGTGCGCGCAGCAGCTCGGGGAGCTGGCCGCGGGTCTCGGCGCGGGAGAGCAGCGAGGCGGCGGCCGGGGCGCTGGTGAAGGTGACGGCGTCCAGGGCACGGGAGACGGTCGCGTCGAGGAGACGGTCGAGCGGACCGAGATCCTCCGGCGCCATCCACCGGTAGACCGGTACGACGACGACATCGGCGCCCGCGGCCCGTAGCGACTCGACGAATCCGGGCAGCGGTTCGCCGTGCAGCTGGAGCGCGATACGGCGGCCTTCGACGCCCTCCCCCAGCAGCCGGTCGAGGACCTCGGCCATGGATTCGGAGGCGGGCGACCACTCCTCGGTGAGCCCCGCGGCGCGGATCGCCCCCCTCACCTTGGGGCCGCGCGCCAGCAGCTCCACACCGCGCAGCCGGGTCAGCAGTTCTTCGCCGTACCCCCAGCCGTCCGCGGCCTCCACCCAGCCGCGGAAGCCGATCGCGGTCGTCGCGACCACGACATCGGGCGCATGGTCGATCAACTCCTTGGTGGCGGCGAGGAGCTCGGCATCGTCGGCGAGCGGGACGATACGCAGGGCCGGGGCGTGCAGGACGGCGCCACCGCGGCGCCGGAGCAGCGCGCCGAGCTCGTCGGCGCGCCGGGCGGCGGTGACGCCGACGGTGAATCCGGCGAGGGGGCCGTGCTGATTGTCTTGCATGTGATCGTCCCTACTCTGTCCCACCCTGTACGGATGTGGCGGCCGAGCCTGCCAACGGTGCGTGACAGGCTCGGTTCATCCACATTTCCCAGCCGTTACGGCGGGACCCTCCTGTGTCGTTCCGCTCACACCCGGGCGTAGCCGAGCTGCGGCTTCGTCTCTGCCGCCTCAGCCTCCTCGGCCGGCACAGGGGTGACGGCGGGCCGGCGAAGGTAGACCGCCCAGGTGACCACCGAGCACGCCGCGTAGAAGGCGAGGAAGGCGATGAAGGCGCTTGTCCCGGTCCCGGCGGTCAGGAAGGACTGCCGGAAGGCGAGGTTGATGCCGAGGCCGCCGAGCGCGCCCACGGCGCCGATCAGCCCC
This portion of the Streptomyces sp. NBC_01750 genome encodes:
- a CDS encoding HU family DNA-binding protein, which encodes MNRSELVAALADRAEVTRKDADAVLAALAEVVGEVVSKGDEKVTIPGFLTFERTHRAARTARNPQTGDPIQIPAGYSVKVSAGSKLKEAAKGK
- a CDS encoding NAD-dependent malic enzyme, with the protein product MATAPSVSYSMTVRLEVPASGTAVSQLTTAVESSGGSVIGLDVTASGHEKLRIDVTIAATSTSHADEIVEELRKIEGVVLGRVSDRTFLMHLGGKIEMQSKHPIRNRDDLSMIYTPGVARVCMAIAENPEDARRLTIKRNSVAVVTDGSAVLGLGNIGPMAALPVMEGKAALFKRFAGIDAWPICLDTQDTDAIVEIVKAIAPGFAGINLEDISAPRCFEIEARLREALDIPVFHDDQHGTAIVVLASLTNALRVVGKAVGDVRVVMSGAGAAGTAILKLLIAAGVKHAVVADIHGVVHAGREDLVAAAPESPLRWIADNTNPEGVTGTLKEAVAGADVFIGVSAPNVLGAEDVAAMADGAIVFALANPDPEVDPAIARQTAAVVATGRSDFPNQINNVLVFPGVFRGLLDAQSRTVNTEMMLAAAAALADVVTEDELNPNYIIPSVFNDKVAGAVAGAVRNAAKAAGPAVTGPTSS
- a CDS encoding HelD family protein, with protein sequence MVESAADTVRDREIGVEQEHLDQVYRRLEEKIHEAEFLMNDAAKRGQVGTPGALAERDAQVFRAGVHLNRLNNEFEDFLFGRIDLLYGKDGQKGPDGAYTSVEPADDAVRADNTADIGETLHIGRIGVLDSDYAPLVIDWRAPAAAPFYRSTPVDPGRVVRRRVIRSKGRKVLGVEDDLMRPELTATLDGAALPVIGDGALMAALGQARSHSMRDIVASIQAEQDLVIRAPAASVTYVEGGPGTGKTAVALHRAAYLLYQDRRRYAGGILIVSPTPLLVAYTEGVLPSLGEEGQVAIRAVGNLVDGAEATAYDEPAVARIKGSSRMLKVLRKAARGALELSGPAVEPEGQLAFGEEPQAPSGAPDRLRVVAFGRRLEVEADELDRIRHNVLGGTTPVNLLRPRARRLLLDALWSKSGSAGRGASSSLGDPELAAELRSSFDEDVAAEDSFIEFLDAWWPELTPRGVLVAMADERRLGRWARRVLNPGEVRRLARSLRRLGDDGRGPLSVHDVALLDELGTLLGTPARPRRKRELDPLDQLTGLEELMPQREESQRERAERLAQERTEYAHVIVDEAQDLTPMQWRMVGRRGRHATWTVVGDPAQSSWSSPDEAAEARDEALGSRPRRRFELTVNYRNPAEIAELAAKVLALAMPGMESPSAVRSTGVRPRFAVVPNADRAAVVRAEAQRLLDQVDGTVGVVVAMNRREQAARWLAGLGERVVALGSLEAKGLEYDATVVVSPAEIADESPAGLRVLYVALTRATQQLTVVSDRRDEPDANGVPDLLRD
- a CDS encoding anti-sigma factor family protein, which produces MTMYEQESVHDAVGAYVLGILDDADASAFEAHLAGCDICATHLEEFSGMEPMLAMLAEAPAPARPSNVLNMPGRHAMPGTEFPPSRPVPVVPTAPSPKLLGGLLDEVAAKRAQKRRRGMYLVAAAAALIIGGPAVAVVVTADDTGSNQASADPHPTSPAEDAFFNHMDEKVRATDATTKVSATVGMEKKAWGTHTVLELKNVKGPLKCNLVAVSKSGEQEVVTSWAVPKWGYGIENSPNELGKNPLYVHGGAAMDRNDIDHFEVRTFDGKRLVEVEA
- a CDS encoding sigma-70 family RNA polymerase sigma factor, giving the protein MRKDAAVADDRPQRARHRSEKPRIDSSAPDEELMRALYREHAGPLLAYVLRLVAGDRQRAEDVVQETLIRAWKNAGQLNRATGSVRPWLVTVARRIVIDGHRSRQARPQEVDPSPLEVMPAEDEIDKALWLMTLSDALDDLTPAHREVLVETYFKGRTVNEAAETLGIPSGTVRSRVFYALRSMKLALEERGVTA
- a CDS encoding CGNR zinc finger domain-containing protein, translating into MTAGMGSYDWRFDSGRICLDLVATSETAVGAEEPLAEAGRLGQWLVGAGLVPAGTPLPAVDGHWAARFAELRESVGQLVRAEIDGRLAESALERVNVFAAGPPPGVRAVRAPDGSLVRALSTAPECGALLAAVARDAVELLTDPVARARLRRCEGDNCRRVYLDTSRGRRRRWCSSEVCGNRERVARHRRRAAVARA
- a CDS encoding serine hydrolase domain-containing protein, whose product is MVGTGMVGRGTALGAVLLSLLAVPAQAASATTTASAAGNTHSPAAGKSPAPDLAGLQAVLREALAKGAPGAMARIEDQGTVYRATAGVADRATGRAISTEDRFRVGSVTKSFSSVVLLQLVDEGRLDLDTSVNTYLPGLLPDDRITVRHLLSHRRGLYDYTNDMFDKTVPGFESVRNKVFTYQELVDLSLAKPLGNQPGAAYAYSNTNFVVAGMLIEKLTGHTVHTEYRNRIIEPLKLRDTFYVHPDTALPGRYTRGYLRPDEAGAPLVDSTRQTVSWAQSAGAMISSARDLDTFFSALLRGRLISAAQLAQMQQWTPVNSVQGYGLGLRRRDLSCGVSVYGHTGTVQGYYTYAFTSKDGRRSVTAVANTSNNVDVLNTMARTLDAAFCGKQPAASTARSAAPVDRYEDIAPGIARH
- a CDS encoding GNAT family N-acetyltransferase, whose product is MSTDPVRLSPDGPADAARLAGAVARALVRNRDHMRPWEPHRSAAFFTPEGQAVRLAPDPAVRRWHLTDGRRVVGEASLTGIELGPFRSASLGYWIDAEYTGRGLATRAVEEVCRAAREELGLHRIQAGTLLDNAASQRVLAKCSFEVIGTAPRYLHINGEWRDHRLFQRVLHNDPPTP
- a CDS encoding anthrone oxygenase family protein; amino-acid sequence: MTQNKAAGRPGSRPAGGGARAVLGAATVANGLVAGVWYAYATSVMPALARSDDRIYVEVMQNINEVIQNPVFFAGFFGALILAAVAAWQQRRSPTRWWVQAALALYAAVLLVTMAVNIPLNDELAAAGSPARIADPAAVRERFEDPWVFWNVVRLVLSTAALACLWRATALVRQTSAYLVSAAGSSASR
- a CDS encoding uroporphyrinogen-III synthase, with the protein product MQDNQHGPLAGFTVGVTAARRADELGALLRRRGGAVLHAPALRIVPLADDAELLAATKELIDHAPDVVVATTAIGFRGWVEAADGWGYGEELLTRLRGVELLARGPKVRGAIRAAGLTEEWSPASESMAEVLDRLLGEGVEGRRIALQLHGEPLPGFVESLRAAGADVVVVPVYRWMAPEDLGPLDRLLDATVSRALDAVTFTSAPAAASLLSRAETRGQLPELLRALDHDVLAACVGPVTALPLQAVGVTTVQPERFRLGPLVQLLGLELPSRARTLPVAGHRIEIRGHAVLVDNDLRPVPPAGMALLRALSRRPGWVVSRSDLLGALPGAGRDEHAVETAMARLRTALGVPKLIQTVVKRGYRLALDPAADTKYADV